One window of the Tetragenococcus koreensis genome contains the following:
- a CDS encoding PucR family transcriptional regulator, with translation MNVAEFLKLPMAHNFKVLTGDDVGLDRIITGANILDNPKADDWLTAGELIITTGYFFYESYAQQKRYFQHFQELNIAAVCIKTGQFFTEIPNELIKLSRQLGLPLIEIPYGVAFSKVLKTVMNQLSSDLASEQQFTLDIYSQFFESSLNNGGIDYIAKKLKTIVENPVLVTTSNWEVLSLAGFENEFRQTLNKQGKEYHFPKQSLQNLPKNVEQVQHPFYRKLYKNEQEVLCCIMPIFFNQINYGYIIVYLKNRSLVNTDYIALESCTMSIALEVAHQTEKERVNNQVYRDFFAHLFAGKITNVETLRTFNIDINVELDYSVYIISVYFPKISNKTLFEQRKYEEQAMQMLLSALHRYIQNNFLDSNVFKQGNQLIGLLGNAKETKQAAVQAEQNKILNRLLKYLKQQINRTLHFSIVVGSSQPILSVAKSYSEATNMLNTVAATQSGIHFLNEFYLDTFLSEQISTQAAAEFSAHYLHKLIAYDQKNHLNLLQTLASYLANQQNIAATARKLYIHRNTLIYRIERIEDILAIDITEPNIALSLQLALKFYQENELE, from the coding sequence ATGAATGTTGCTGAATTTTTAAAATTACCAATGGCACATAACTTTAAAGTATTGACCGGCGATGATGTAGGGTTGGATCGGATCATCACTGGCGCAAATATTTTAGATAATCCTAAAGCAGATGATTGGCTAACGGCCGGCGAATTAATTATTACTACAGGCTATTTTTTTTATGAAAGTTATGCACAGCAAAAACGCTATTTTCAACACTTTCAAGAATTAAATATTGCTGCAGTGTGTATTAAAACAGGTCAATTTTTCACAGAAATTCCTAACGAACTTATTAAACTTAGTCGACAACTCGGGCTCCCGTTAATTGAAATTCCTTACGGGGTAGCTTTTTCTAAAGTTTTAAAGACAGTGATGAATCAGTTATCTTCTGATTTAGCAAGTGAACAACAATTTACATTAGATATTTATTCGCAATTTTTCGAATCTTCTTTAAATAATGGAGGAATCGATTATATTGCTAAAAAACTTAAAACAATTGTAGAAAACCCAGTGTTAGTTACAACTTCTAATTGGGAAGTGCTGTCTCTAGCGGGTTTTGAAAATGAGTTTCGTCAGACTTTAAATAAGCAAGGCAAAGAATATCATTTTCCTAAACAGTCTTTACAAAATTTGCCTAAAAATGTAGAGCAAGTACAACATCCATTTTACCGTAAATTATACAAAAATGAACAAGAAGTTCTATGTTGTATTATGCCAATTTTTTTCAACCAAATTAATTACGGCTATATCATTGTTTATCTAAAGAATCGCTCATTAGTGAATACTGATTACATTGCTTTAGAAAGCTGTACAATGTCAATTGCTTTAGAAGTTGCTCATCAAACTGAAAAGGAACGAGTAAATAACCAAGTTTATCGTGATTTTTTTGCTCATTTATTTGCAGGGAAGATAACAAACGTTGAAACGTTAAGGACTTTTAATATAGATATTAATGTGGAATTAGACTATTCTGTTTATATTATCTCTGTATATTTCCCTAAAATTAGCAATAAAACCCTTTTTGAGCAACGTAAATATGAAGAACAAGCGATGCAGATGTTGTTATCAGCGCTACACCGCTATATTCAAAATAATTTCTTAGATTCAAATGTGTTTAAACAAGGAAATCAGTTAATCGGGTTATTAGGTAACGCCAAAGAAACAAAGCAAGCAGCTGTCCAAGCAGAGCAAAATAAGATATTAAACCGGTTATTAAAATATTTAAAACAACAAATCAACCGTACCTTACATTTTTCAATTGTTGTAGGATCTAGTCAACCCATTTTATCTGTTGCTAAAAGCTATTCTGAAGCAACGAATATGTTAAATACGGTAGCTGCAACACAAAGTGGCATTCACTTTTTAAATGAATTTTATCTTGATACATTTTTATCAGAACAAATCTCTACTCAAGCTGCTGCTGAATTCTCTGCTCATTATTTACACAAACTTATCGCATATGATCAAAAAAATCATTTAAACCTGCTGCAAACACTAGCGAGTTATTTAGCAAATCAACAAAATATTGCAGCGACCGCAAGGAAGCTTTATATTCATCGTAATACGTTAATTTATCGTATTGAGCGTATCGAAGATATATTGGCAATCGATATTACTGAGCCAAATATTGCATTATCGCTACAATTAGCTTTAAAATTCTATCAGGAAAATGAATTAGAATGA
- a CDS encoding amidohydrolase, with product MKQLIQNVRLETSYQSENEVIVKTNTEITDVLIKNGVFTKIGPNLQETADVTIDAKKQLLLPSLREMHIHIDKTYFGDDWQAPIPAKDGIYTRLEEETTLLPEQLDTAEQRAHTMVQHYIRNGHTHIRTHVNVDPQIKTKHVQLAKRVLQAYEDKITYEIVAFPQHGLLRNGTEFLTTLEEALKLGVTHIGGVDPASLDRNIGEVLTTTFALAKKYNVGIDMHLHDRDTLGAFELHRILDYIEQNEFTQPVTISHAFALAGLSDVELNELMQRMAKNNVDVTTTVVISDENVTLPVKKLYDNGVAVSFGHDSLIDHWSPFGTGDTVQKLNLFIERCGYIDEYQISQSLKYATGGITPLNEQGKQIWPQIGDQANAILVDAVSSAHMIARQCPISTVFSTGKTIYQADIALEGAYRG from the coding sequence ATGAAACAATTAATTCAAAATGTTCGACTAGAAACAAGCTATCAATCAGAGAACGAAGTGATTGTCAAAACAAATACCGAAATTACCGATGTATTAATAAAAAACGGTGTGTTCACTAAAATAGGGCCTAACTTACAAGAAACAGCTGATGTAACAATAGATGCTAAAAAACAATTATTGTTACCTAGTTTGCGTGAAATGCATATTCATATTGATAAAACCTATTTTGGCGACGACTGGCAAGCGCCGATTCCAGCAAAAGACGGGATTTATACTCGTTTAGAAGAAGAAACAACTTTATTACCAGAACAGTTAGACACCGCTGAGCAGCGAGCTCATACGATGGTACAACATTATATCCGTAACGGACATACTCATATTCGTACCCATGTAAACGTAGATCCACAAATTAAAACGAAACATGTCCAATTGGCTAAACGTGTTCTACAAGCTTATGAGGATAAAATCACTTATGAAATTGTAGCTTTTCCGCAACATGGACTACTGCGCAATGGCACAGAATTTTTAACAACTTTAGAAGAAGCTTTAAAATTAGGTGTTACTCACATTGGTGGTGTAGATCCTGCCTCTTTAGATCGCAACATTGGAGAAGTATTAACAACAACTTTTGCTTTAGCCAAAAAGTATAATGTTGGAATTGATATGCATTTGCATGATCGTGACACACTTGGAGCTTTCGAATTGCATCGTATCTTAGATTATATTGAACAAAATGAATTCACTCAGCCTGTCACTATTAGTCATGCATTTGCCTTAGCAGGCCTTAGTGATGTTGAGCTGAACGAACTAATGCAACGAATGGCAAAAAATAACGTAGATGTTACCACTACAGTCGTTATCAGCGATGAAAATGTTACGCTTCCAGTTAAAAAATTATATGATAATGGCGTTGCTGTTTCCTTCGGACATGATAGCTTAATCGATCATTGGTCCCCTTTTGGTACTGGTGATACAGTTCAAAAATTAAATTTGTTTATCGAACGATGTGGTTACATCGATGAATACCAAATCAGTCAATCTTTAAAATACGCTACTGGTGGTATCACTCCTTTAAATGAACAAGGAAAACAAATCTGGCCACAAATTGGCGATCAAGCAAATGCTATTTTAGTAGACGCTGTTAGCTCTGCTCACATGATTGCACGCCAGTGCCCTATATCAACTGTGTTTTCCACTGGCAAAACCATTTATCAAGCAGACATCGCATTGGAAGGAGCTTACCGCGGATGA